From Amycolatopsis sp. YIM 10, the proteins below share one genomic window:
- a CDS encoding MarR family winged helix-turn-helix transcriptional regulator has translation MTSPPPSLDATQLGAYFALIEASSLLKHAVEQQLREAGDLSYVQFQLLATLGDSPTGSRRMTDLADGVVYSRSGLTYQAQTLEKRDLVTRTPSADDERGITVTITEKGRAVLARIFPGHIAVLDDLLFAPLSRSDIETLADILARARDHMRQTPPRSAEPRRRRKTAGTDQAP, from the coding sequence ATGACGTCGCCGCCGCCTTCTCTGGATGCCACGCAACTGGGCGCGTACTTCGCCCTCATCGAGGCGAGCAGCCTGCTGAAGCACGCCGTCGAGCAGCAGTTGCGGGAGGCCGGGGATCTCAGCTACGTGCAGTTCCAGCTCCTGGCCACCCTCGGCGACTCCCCGACGGGCAGCCGGCGGATGACCGATCTGGCCGACGGTGTCGTCTACAGCCGCAGCGGACTGACCTACCAGGCCCAGACGCTGGAGAAGCGGGATCTCGTGACCCGGACGCCGTCCGCCGACGACGAGCGCGGCATCACCGTCACCATCACCGAGAAGGGACGCGCCGTGCTCGCGAGGATCTTCCCGGGCCACATCGCTGTCCTCGACGACCTGCTGTTCGCCCCGCTGTCCCGCTCCGACATCGAGACACTCGCCGACATCCTCGCCCGCGCGCGAGATCACATGCGTCAGACGCCGCCGCGGTCGGCGGAACCGCGGCGGCGCAGGAAAACAGCCGGGACGGACCAGGCGCCCTAG
- a CDS encoding NADP-dependent oxidoreductase encodes MKAVRFHQTGGPEVLRYEDVDRPVPGPGEVRVQVAGSAFNPADGGIRGGFLPIPVTLPHIPGYDVSGTIDALGDGVDGLTVGENVVGFIPMTADGSAAQYVVAPANALVKAPARIPLADAAGLPSVGLTASQALFEAGELKAGQRVLINGAGGPVGGYAVQLAKRAGAYVIATASPRSSEIVKAAGADEIIDHTTTAVLDAVTERVDVLLNLAPISPDGFTALVARVRDGGVVVSTTPTVTTPGDEERDVRAATIFVHPDADVLSHLVALIDSGDLHVEIARRVPLSELPAIHRQAEAGEIHGKVVAVPPAV; translated from the coding sequence ATGAAGGCAGTACGGTTCCACCAAACGGGCGGTCCGGAAGTCCTGCGCTACGAGGACGTCGACCGGCCGGTCCCCGGCCCGGGTGAGGTGCGCGTCCAGGTCGCCGGGTCGGCGTTCAACCCGGCCGACGGCGGCATCCGCGGCGGCTTCCTGCCGATCCCGGTGACGCTGCCGCACATTCCGGGCTACGACGTCTCCGGCACGATCGACGCGCTCGGCGACGGGGTGGACGGGCTCACCGTGGGCGAGAACGTCGTCGGGTTCATCCCCATGACCGCTGACGGCTCGGCAGCGCAGTACGTCGTCGCTCCGGCGAACGCGCTGGTGAAAGCTCCGGCGCGCATCCCGCTCGCCGATGCCGCCGGGCTGCCGTCGGTCGGGCTCACCGCCTCACAGGCACTCTTCGAGGCCGGCGAACTCAAGGCCGGTCAGCGGGTGCTGATCAACGGTGCCGGCGGCCCCGTGGGCGGGTACGCCGTGCAGCTGGCCAAGCGCGCGGGTGCGTACGTCATCGCCACGGCGAGCCCGCGTAGCAGCGAGATCGTCAAAGCGGCCGGTGCGGACGAGATCATCGACCACACCACCACCGCCGTCCTCGACGCGGTGACCGAGCGCGTCGATGTGCTGCTCAATCTGGCCCCGATCAGCCCGGACGGGTTCACCGCCCTGGTCGCACGGGTCCGTGATGGCGGCGTGGTCGTCTCCACGACACCGACCGTGACGACGCCCGGTGACGAGGAGCGCGACGTGCGCGCGGCGACGATCTTCGTCCACCCCGACGCGGATGTGCTCTCGCACCTCGTCGCCCTCATCGACAGCGGCGACCTCCACGTCGAGATCGCTCGCCGCGTGCCGCTGAGCGAACTGCCCGCGATTCACCGGCAGGCCGAGGCGGGAGAAATCCACGGCAAGGTCGTCGCCGTCCCGCCCGCCGTCTGA
- a CDS encoding alpha/beta hydrolase: MTLNLDPEVAAALAPMGEAMAATTPPAVGDITGRRAMWEPILAAAGAALPTPADVTVTDHQVPTGDGTQITVRWYAKDGAAAGPAVVFFHGGGYIFGHIDQFDGPVARYVSESGVPFLSVEYRRAPEHPHPTPVEDGYTALSWLAGHAPELGVDPDRIAVMGDSAGGGLAAALTILARERGGPAIARQILLMPMLDDRTLTPDPQIEPYLIWSYDDSRTAWPALLGAAAGGNDVPPTAAPARLDDAGGLPPAYIEVGQLDVFRDEDTAYATKLSRGGVDVEFHLRPGVPHEFDSIAPDADVSRRAIADRVRVLKSL; the protein is encoded by the coding sequence ATGACCCTGAACCTCGATCCCGAGGTCGCCGCGGCCCTCGCCCCCATGGGCGAGGCCATGGCGGCGACCACTCCACCGGCGGTCGGCGACATCACCGGACGCCGAGCCATGTGGGAGCCGATCCTCGCCGCCGCCGGCGCCGCCCTGCCGACCCCGGCCGACGTGACCGTCACCGACCACCAGGTACCGACCGGCGACGGGACGCAGATCACGGTCCGCTGGTACGCGAAGGACGGTGCGGCCGCCGGACCCGCTGTGGTCTTCTTCCACGGCGGCGGCTACATCTTCGGCCACATCGACCAGTTCGACGGACCCGTCGCCCGGTACGTGTCCGAGAGCGGCGTGCCGTTCCTCTCGGTCGAGTACCGCCGCGCACCTGAGCACCCGCATCCGACACCCGTCGAGGACGGCTACACCGCGTTGAGCTGGCTGGCCGGCCACGCGCCCGAGCTCGGCGTCGACCCGGACCGCATCGCCGTCATGGGCGACAGCGCCGGCGGTGGACTCGCCGCCGCCCTGACGATCCTCGCCCGCGAGCGCGGAGGCCCCGCGATCGCACGGCAGATCCTGCTCATGCCGATGCTCGACGATCGCACCCTCACCCCCGATCCCCAGATCGAGCCGTATCTGATCTGGTCCTACGACGACAGCCGCACCGCCTGGCCGGCGCTTCTCGGCGCCGCGGCAGGGGGAAACGACGTGCCGCCCACCGCCGCCCCGGCCCGTCTCGACGACGCCGGCGGCTTGCCTCCGGCATACATCGAAGTCGGCCAACTCGACGTGTTCCGCGATGAGGACACCGCCTACGCGACCAAACTCAGCCGCGGCGGCGTCGATGTCGAGTTCCACCTGCGACCCGGCGTGCCACACGAGTTCGACTCCATCGCCCCCGACGCGGACGTGTCACGCCGTGCGATCGCCGACCGCGTCCGGGTGCTGAAGTCGCTCTGA
- a CDS encoding SLC13 family permease encodes MTYLVSIAALVALFAIATATPVNMGVLAFAAAFVLGPLLSGLSTEDILGEFPANIFVIVVGITLLFGIARSNGTIDLVITGLLKLVRGRRWAIVWLMFVLGAILMSLGSVLAVGMLAPIAMPIAKRYRIDPLLMGMMISHGVLGAAFSPITVYGAFVTGWLADAGLPSNTLAIYLLPLGLNFVMAAVLFLVRGRDLLRGTAVPDDEPSPSSGAPAAAPAATTVAAQMATATVPVLSTQDDEQPGFTPLRVLTLCGMLGLFVSAAVFGVDVGVASICIAAVLLVIAPQQHKTAVDHVSWSAIVLVCGMLTYMGVLEQNGTLAYLGEAAFNLGAPLVTALVLCLAVAAISAIGSSIGTLGIVLPLAAPLLAGGHLPTTALVAALAFCTVVVDVSPFSSNGVMVLANAQVDDREAFQRRLLRYCGLTVLAAPALAGLAILLPATT; translated from the coding sequence GTGACTTATCTCGTCTCCATCGCCGCGCTGGTCGCGTTGTTCGCCATCGCCACCGCGACACCGGTCAACATGGGCGTACTCGCCTTCGCGGCCGCGTTCGTGCTCGGCCCGCTGCTGTCCGGCCTGTCCACCGAGGACATCCTGGGCGAGTTCCCGGCGAACATCTTCGTCATCGTCGTCGGCATCACCCTGCTGTTCGGCATCGCCCGCTCGAACGGCACGATCGATCTGGTCATCACCGGCCTGCTCAAGCTCGTCCGGGGCAGGCGCTGGGCCATCGTCTGGCTCATGTTCGTGCTCGGCGCGATCCTGATGTCCCTCGGTTCCGTGCTCGCCGTCGGCATGCTCGCGCCGATCGCCATGCCCATCGCCAAGCGGTACCGGATCGACCCCCTGCTGATGGGAATGATGATCAGCCACGGCGTGCTCGGCGCCGCGTTCTCGCCGATCACCGTCTACGGCGCCTTCGTCACCGGCTGGCTCGCCGACGCCGGCCTGCCTTCGAACACCCTCGCGATCTACCTCCTGCCGCTGGGCCTCAACTTCGTCATGGCCGCGGTGCTGTTCCTCGTGCGTGGACGCGACCTGCTTCGTGGCACCGCCGTTCCCGACGACGAGCCAAGCCCATCCTCCGGTGCTCCGGCGGCAGCGCCCGCCGCCACCACCGTCGCGGCGCAGATGGCGACGGCCACCGTCCCGGTACTGTCCACACAGGACGACGAACAGCCGGGATTCACCCCACTGCGAGTGCTGACGCTCTGCGGAATGCTCGGCTTGTTCGTCAGCGCCGCGGTGTTCGGCGTCGACGTCGGCGTGGCGTCGATCTGCATTGCCGCGGTCCTGCTCGTGATCGCGCCGCAGCAGCACAAGACGGCCGTCGACCACGTCAGCTGGTCGGCGATCGTCCTGGTCTGCGGCATGCTCACCTACATGGGCGTGCTCGAACAGAACGGCACCCTCGCCTACCTCGGCGAAGCCGCGTTCAACCTGGGCGCCCCGCTGGTCACCGCACTGGTGCTCTGCCTCGCCGTCGCCGCGATCTCCGCCATCGGCTCCTCCATCGGCACGCTCGGCATCGTGCTCCCGCTGGCCGCGCCGCTGCTTGCCGGCGGTCACCTCCCGACCACCGCGCTGGTGGCGGCGCTGGCCTTCTGCACCGTCGTGGTCGATGTCAGCCCGTTCTCCAGCAACGGCGTCATGGTCCTCGCCAACGCCCAGGTCGACGACCGCGAAGCCTTCCAACGGCGCCTTCTGCGCTACTGCGGCCTCACCGTGCTCGCCGCCCCCGCACTGGCCGGCCTGGCGATCCTGCTCCCCGCCACCACATGA
- a CDS encoding RraA family protein: MTADVHSRLVGTVPIERVARFSVPRHDPALVARLLTVPDVTSAVADALDELGVGGAIPGHRLSRVAGAAAICGPAATLRYASLGGDVGSNRAERRGLVLGDRDLYGLAETGDIAVVDASAAGDFAVLGALSARWAALAGVAACVVDGTVRDTATLREVGLPIWSAGRNPACGRYRLEAVELNGPVTLSGLLVRPGDYLVADDDGVCVVPHDAFPRVVEHCLAGLSREQELVGLLGDAVNLTDLVRAVRGRQIAG; this comes from the coding sequence ATGACTGCCGACGTCCACAGCCGGTTGGTCGGTACCGTGCCCATCGAACGGGTCGCCCGGTTTTCGGTGCCCCGGCACGATCCGGCACTGGTGGCCCGGCTGCTCACCGTCCCGGACGTCACCTCCGCGGTCGCCGACGCCCTCGACGAACTCGGTGTCGGCGGCGCGATTCCCGGCCACCGCCTGTCCCGGGTCGCCGGTGCCGCGGCGATCTGCGGCCCGGCCGCGACCCTGCGGTACGCGTCGCTGGGCGGTGACGTCGGCAGCAACCGCGCCGAGCGCCGCGGCCTGGTCCTCGGGGATCGCGACCTCTACGGCCTGGCCGAGACCGGCGACATCGCGGTGGTCGACGCCTCCGCCGCCGGCGACTTCGCCGTGCTGGGCGCCCTGTCCGCGCGATGGGCCGCACTCGCCGGGGTCGCCGCGTGCGTCGTCGACGGAACCGTGCGCGACACCGCCACCCTGCGGGAAGTCGGCCTTCCCATCTGGAGCGCGGGCCGCAACCCGGCCTGCGGCCGCTACCGGCTGGAAGCCGTGGAACTCAACGGCCCGGTCACCCTGTCCGGTCTGCTGGTCCGCCCGGGCGACTACCTCGTCGCCGACGACGACGGCGTCTGCGTGGTACCGCACGACGCGTTCCCCCGCGTCGTCGAACACTGCCTGGCCGGGCTGTCCCGCGAACAGGAACTCGTGGGCCTGCTCGGCGACGCCGTCAACCTCACCGACCTGGTTCGCGCGGTCCGCGGCCGCCAGATCGCCGGCTGA
- the leuD gene encoding 3-isopropylmalate dehydratase small subunit, which produces MEPFTTHTGTAAPLRLDNVDTDQIMPARFAAGASRTAYAHAMLHDRRAEPDFVLNRPEHRDATILVAGDNFGCGSSREFAVWALQNYGFHAVIAPSFGAIFRDNSLKNGLLTVILPSTAIEELWQAVEADPALAVTVDLTSREVRAGDRHHVFEFDDYQRWRLLNGFDDITLTLRHLDAIEAYERTRRATLPLVRRTAAS; this is translated from the coding sequence GTGGAACCGTTCACCACCCACACCGGCACGGCCGCCCCGCTGCGACTGGACAATGTGGACACCGACCAGATCATGCCGGCGCGGTTCGCCGCGGGCGCCAGCCGCACCGCCTACGCGCACGCCATGCTGCACGACCGCCGCGCGGAACCGGACTTCGTGCTCAACCGGCCCGAGCACCGTGACGCCACCATTCTGGTGGCCGGTGACAACTTCGGCTGCGGCTCGTCCCGGGAGTTCGCGGTCTGGGCGTTGCAGAACTACGGGTTCCACGCCGTGATCGCCCCGAGCTTCGGCGCGATCTTCCGTGACAACTCGCTGAAGAACGGTCTCCTCACCGTCATCCTGCCCAGCACCGCGATCGAAGAACTGTGGCAGGCCGTGGAAGCCGATCCCGCACTGGCGGTCACGGTCGACCTGACCAGCCGCGAGGTCCGCGCCGGTGACCGCCACCACGTCTTCGAGTTCGACGACTACCAGCGGTGGCGGCTGCTCAACGGCTTCGACGACATCACCCTCACCCTGCGGCACCTCGACGCGATCGAGGCCTACGAACGCACCCGCCGCGCCACCTTGCCGCTGGTGCGGCGGACGGCCGCGTCATGA
- the leuC gene encoding 3-isopropylmalate dehydratase large subunit, which yields MGRTLADKLWDAHVVRSAPGEPDLLYIDLHLLHEVNTPAAFDGLRAAGRTVRRPELTLGTEDHATPTDDLTKPITNPVAREYLDLIRRNTAEFGIEHYPLGSGRRGIVHVIGPELGLTQPGMTLVCCDSHTTTHGAFGTLALGIGTSQVEHVLATQTLPLDRPDTMRITVDGRLAAGVTAKDLVLAVIARIGTPGAQGYIVEFAGEAIRALSMEGRMTVCNMSVEAGARAGIIAPDETTVRYLRGRPYVPDGAAFEAEARYWLSLASDPDAVFGKEVRLDAAQVVPTVSWGTNPAQSAPVSASVPDPAAMPDPAERAAAERALSYMDLRPGTPLRSIGIDVVFIGSCTNGRIEDLRAAAGVLRGRKVAPGVRALLMPGSEAVRRQAIDEGLLTVFTEAGVDMRHSGCSMCVALNEDRVGPGQRAASTNNRNFEGRQGPGARTHLVSPAVAAATAIAGHLAAPSDLEN from the coding sequence ATGGGGCGCACGCTGGCCGACAAGCTGTGGGACGCCCACGTGGTGCGCTCGGCGCCAGGGGAACCGGACCTGCTCTACATCGACCTTCACCTGCTGCACGAGGTCAACACCCCGGCGGCCTTCGACGGCCTGCGGGCCGCGGGCCGGACGGTCCGCCGCCCCGAGCTGACCCTGGGCACCGAGGACCACGCCACCCCGACCGACGACCTCACCAAGCCCATCACGAACCCGGTCGCGCGGGAGTACCTCGACCTGATCCGCCGCAACACCGCGGAGTTCGGCATCGAGCACTACCCGCTCGGGTCCGGCAGGCGCGGCATCGTCCACGTGATCGGCCCGGAACTCGGCCTCACCCAGCCCGGGATGACGCTGGTGTGCTGCGACTCGCACACCACCACCCACGGCGCGTTCGGCACGCTCGCCCTCGGCATCGGCACCAGCCAGGTGGAGCACGTGCTCGCCACCCAGACCCTGCCGCTCGACCGGCCGGACACGATGCGGATCACCGTGGACGGACGGCTGGCCGCCGGGGTGACGGCCAAGGACCTGGTGCTGGCGGTCATCGCCCGGATCGGGACCCCCGGCGCACAGGGATACATCGTCGAGTTCGCCGGCGAAGCCATCCGCGCGCTCTCGATGGAGGGCCGCATGACGGTGTGCAACATGTCGGTCGAAGCGGGCGCCAGAGCCGGCATCATCGCTCCGGACGAGACCACCGTGCGGTACCTGCGAGGCAGGCCCTACGTGCCGGACGGCGCAGCGTTCGAGGCGGAGGCGCGGTACTGGCTGTCACTGGCCTCCGACCCGGACGCGGTGTTCGGCAAGGAGGTCCGCCTCGACGCCGCCCAGGTCGTGCCCACGGTCTCGTGGGGGACGAATCCGGCCCAGAGCGCTCCGGTTTCCGCCTCGGTGCCCGATCCCGCGGCCATGCCGGATCCCGCCGAACGCGCGGCCGCCGAACGCGCACTGTCCTATATGGACCTGAGGCCGGGAACGCCGTTGCGGAGCATCGGCATCGACGTGGTGTTCATCGGTTCCTGCACCAACGGGCGCATCGAAGACCTGCGCGCCGCCGCGGGAGTGCTGCGCGGCCGCAAGGTGGCACCCGGTGTCCGCGCGCTGCTCATGCCCGGTTCGGAGGCGGTCCGCCGCCAGGCGATCGACGAGGGACTGCTCACGGTGTTCACCGAAGCGGGGGTCGACATGCGCCACTCCGGCTGCTCGATGTGCGTCGCGCTCAACGAGGACAGAGTCGGCCCGGGGCAGCGCGCCGCGTCGACGAACAACCGCAACTTCGAAGGGCGGCAGGGACCCGGTGCGCGCACGCACCTGGTCTCCCCCGCGGTGGCCGCGGCCACCGCGATCGCGGGCCACCTCGCCGCACCGAGTGATCTGGAGAACTAG
- a CDS encoding Lrp/AsnC family transcriptional regulator codes for MVGKPELELLRLMVQAPKVGVREWARRLGIARGTAQARINRLQDQGVITEYRPHVSAAALGLPVMAYVHVFAAQGEVDITFAQLAEIPEVVEGCSLAGDADLLCRVVARDHLHLETVLQRIIGVHGVQRTRSEIVLHRRIEPRVGAVLDQLIREADASAS; via the coding sequence ATGGTGGGCAAGCCCGAACTGGAACTGCTGCGGCTGATGGTCCAGGCGCCCAAGGTGGGGGTGCGGGAGTGGGCACGCCGCCTGGGCATCGCCAGGGGTACCGCGCAGGCCCGCATCAACCGCCTGCAGGACCAGGGGGTGATCACCGAGTACCGGCCGCACGTCTCGGCCGCCGCACTGGGGCTGCCGGTGATGGCCTACGTGCACGTGTTCGCCGCCCAGGGCGAGGTCGACATCACCTTCGCGCAGCTCGCCGAGATCCCCGAGGTGGTCGAAGGCTGTTCGCTGGCCGGGGACGCCGACCTGCTGTGCCGGGTGGTCGCCCGCGACCACCTGCACCTGGAGACCGTGCTCCAGCGCATCATCGGCGTCCACGGCGTGCAGCGGACCCGCTCGGAGATCGTGCTGCACCGCCGGATCGAACCTCGGGTGGGTGCGGTCCTCGACCAGTTGATCCGTGAGGCCGATGCGAGTGCGTCCTGA
- a CDS encoding indolepyruvate ferredoxin oxidoreductase family protein, which translates to MNFSLDDRYRTDEGTVYLTGIQALVRTVRDRAVLDRGRGHASASWISGYEGSPLAGYDLELARRKAMLDAVEVVHQPAVNEELAATSVMGSQLTGQVGTATHDGVTGYWYGKSPGLDRASDAIRHANLVGTDPRGGAVAFVGDDPAGKSSSLACASEVALADLCVPTLFPADPQEVLDFGLHAPFLSRFTGLWSALKIVTAVADGAGTVTVHPGRVDPAFGDVVPGHRPDANLAGPNLLKLERDLVSRRLPLAVEYARLNRLNQVVTSTPGDRVGLVAAGKTYLDLREALSLLGLDDDALRRSGIRLLKLGLIWPLDRQAVRDFADGLDEVIVVEEKRPFVENEIKTALYGTANAPRILGKTDARGRELISPVGELDADQIATALARQLGETQGIELARLRRSSGRVTLPLLARTPYFCSGCPHNSSTKVPGETLVGGGIGCHAMVLFMDDKQTGEVIGLTQMGGEGAQWLGMAPFLAENHFIQNLGDGTFTHSGSLAIRAAVASGQNITFKLLYNATVAMTGGQDPAGGLAIDQLARLLLAEGVAKVVVTTEDKRRIRRLPSGVEVRGREDLLDVQQELAAVPGVTVLIHDQECAAEKRRKRKRGLAETPPARVVINERICEGCGDCGEKSNCMSVHPVDTEFGRKTRIHQSSCNVDYACLDGDCPSFVSVIPGKSKARGERVPDFDATALTVPVADTGDFTMRITGIGGTGVVTVAQIIATAAVIDGKAVRTLDQTGLAQKGGAVVSDLKITAAPVDAAPKLSAGSCDLYLVCDSLVGTDPVHLKAASPERTVAVLSTTAVPTGRMVADTAIEFPRQAAIRGALDEAVSRTVSLDAGHLATELFGNEQYANMLLVGAAFQLGRLPISEKALEEAITLNGAAPEVNIQAFRRGRQVVADPDAVQQAIRPQETPVAKDLDALLAHRVDELVAYQNEAYARQYTEFVDKVRDAEENAVPGSTRVSEAVAFSLHKLMAYKDEYEVARLILDPAFHAESYREFGADARYQVRLHPPLLRSMGLKRKISLGRAWRPVFRLLYAMRWIRGTRLDLFGHHPVRRAERELITTYRHEIEALLPRLNTDTVGLAAEIAALPDLVRGYEDIKLAAIDRYHKKLAQLRTEFAESHRPLERGRP; encoded by the coding sequence ATGAACTTCTCCCTCGACGACCGCTACCGAACCGACGAGGGCACGGTCTACCTGACCGGGATCCAGGCCCTGGTCCGGACCGTTCGTGATCGCGCCGTGCTCGACCGCGGCCGCGGTCACGCGTCCGCCTCCTGGATCTCCGGCTACGAGGGATCACCGCTGGCCGGTTACGACCTCGAACTGGCCCGGCGCAAGGCAATGCTCGACGCCGTCGAGGTGGTCCACCAGCCCGCGGTGAACGAGGAACTCGCCGCGACCTCGGTCATGGGGTCGCAGCTGACCGGCCAGGTCGGCACCGCCACCCACGACGGCGTGACCGGCTACTGGTACGGCAAGTCTCCCGGGCTGGACCGCGCCTCGGACGCCATCCGGCACGCCAACCTCGTCGGCACCGACCCCCGCGGCGGCGCGGTGGCCTTCGTCGGGGACGACCCCGCCGGGAAGTCGTCCTCGCTGGCCTGCGCGTCCGAGGTGGCGCTCGCCGATCTGTGCGTGCCGACGCTGTTCCCCGCCGACCCGCAGGAGGTGCTGGACTTCGGCCTCCACGCCCCGTTCCTGTCCCGGTTCACCGGATTGTGGTCGGCGCTCAAGATCGTGACGGCGGTGGCCGACGGCGCCGGCACGGTGACCGTGCACCCCGGCCGGGTCGACCCGGCGTTCGGTGACGTCGTGCCGGGCCACCGCCCCGACGCGAACCTGGCCGGCCCCAACCTGCTCAAGCTGGAGCGCGATCTGGTGTCCCGGCGCCTGCCGCTGGCCGTCGAATACGCACGCCTGAATCGGCTCAACCAGGTCGTCACCAGCACGCCGGGCGACCGCGTCGGCCTGGTCGCGGCCGGAAAGACCTACCTCGACCTGCGGGAAGCGCTGAGCCTGCTGGGACTGGACGACGACGCGCTGCGACGGTCCGGTATCCGGCTGCTGAAGCTCGGCCTGATCTGGCCACTGGACCGGCAGGCCGTCCGGGACTTCGCCGACGGCCTCGACGAGGTGATCGTCGTCGAAGAAAAACGGCCGTTCGTCGAGAACGAGATCAAGACAGCCTTGTACGGCACCGCGAACGCGCCCCGGATCCTGGGCAAGACCGACGCGCGAGGGCGCGAGCTCATCAGCCCGGTCGGCGAGCTGGACGCCGACCAGATCGCCACCGCGCTCGCCCGGCAGCTCGGCGAAACCCAGGGAATCGAATTGGCCCGCCTTCGCCGCTCTTCCGGGCGCGTCACCCTGCCGCTGCTGGCCCGCACGCCCTACTTCTGCTCGGGGTGCCCGCACAACTCCTCGACCAAGGTACCCGGTGAAACACTCGTCGGCGGCGGCATCGGCTGCCACGCCATGGTCCTGTTCATGGACGACAAGCAGACCGGCGAGGTCATCGGCCTGACCCAGATGGGCGGCGAAGGCGCGCAATGGCTCGGCATGGCGCCCTTTCTGGCGGAGAACCACTTCATCCAGAACCTCGGCGACGGCACCTTCACCCATTCCGGCAGCCTCGCGATCCGCGCCGCCGTGGCATCCGGGCAGAACATCACCTTCAAACTGCTGTACAACGCCACGGTCGCGATGACCGGCGGCCAGGACCCCGCCGGCGGGCTCGCCATCGACCAACTGGCCCGGCTCCTGCTCGCCGAAGGCGTCGCCAAGGTCGTTGTGACCACAGAGGACAAACGACGGATCCGCCGCCTGCCGTCCGGTGTCGAGGTCCGCGGCCGCGAGGATCTCCTTGACGTGCAACAGGAACTCGCCGCAGTCCCCGGGGTGACCGTGCTCATCCACGATCAGGAGTGCGCGGCCGAAAAGCGCCGCAAGCGCAAGCGCGGGCTCGCCGAGACACCACCCGCCCGCGTGGTGATCAACGAGCGGATCTGCGAAGGGTGCGGCGACTGCGGCGAGAAATCGAACTGCATGTCGGTCCACCCCGTGGACACGGAGTTCGGCCGGAAGACCCGCATCCACCAGTCGTCGTGCAACGTCGACTACGCCTGCCTCGACGGAGACTGCCCGTCCTTCGTCAGCGTCATTCCGGGAAAGTCCAAGGCGCGCGGGGAACGCGTTCCCGACTTCGACGCCACGGCACTCACCGTGCCCGTGGCGGACACCGGCGACTTCACCATGCGCATCACCGGGATCGGCGGAACCGGCGTGGTCACCGTCGCCCAGATCATCGCCACGGCCGCCGTCATCGACGGCAAGGCGGTGCGCACGCTCGACCAGACCGGGCTCGCCCAGAAGGGGGGCGCGGTCGTCTCGGACCTCAAGATCACCGCGGCCCCGGTGGACGCCGCGCCCAAGCTCAGCGCCGGTTCGTGCGACCTGTACCTGGTCTGCGACTCCCTGGTCGGCACCGATCCGGTCCACCTGAAAGCCGCCTCACCGGAACGGACCGTCGCCGTGCTGTCCACCACGGCCGTGCCCACCGGGCGGATGGTCGCCGACACCGCCATCGAGTTCCCCCGGCAGGCCGCCATCCGCGGCGCACTCGACGAAGCGGTCTCGCGGACCGTCTCGCTCGACGCCGGTCACCTCGCCACCGAACTGTTCGGCAACGAGCAGTACGCCAACATGCTCCTGGTGGGCGCGGCCTTCCAACTCGGGCGCCTCCCGATCAGCGAGAAGGCGCTGGAGGAGGCGATCACGCTCAACGGCGCCGCCCCCGAGGTCAACATCCAGGCGTTCCGGCGGGGACGGCAAGTGGTCGCGGATCCCGATGCCGTGCAGCAGGCGATTCGTCCTCAAGAGACGCCCGTGGCGAAAGACCTCGATGCCCTCCTCGCGCACCGCGTCGACGAACTCGTGGCCTACCAGAACGAGGCATACGCGCGGCAGTACACCGAATTCGTCGACAAGGTCCGTGACGCCGAAGAAAACGCGGTACCCGGTTCGACCCGGGTGAGTGAAGCAGTGGCCTTCTCCCTGCACAAACTCATGGCCTACAAGGACGAATACGAAGTCGCCCGGCTCATCCTGGACCCCGCTTTCCACGCCGAGTCGTACCGAGAATTCGGGGCCGACGCCCGATATCAGGTCAGGTTGCATCCGCCCCTGCTGCGTAGCATGGGGCTCAAGCGGAAGATCTCCCTCGGCCGCGCCTGGCGCCCGGTGTTCCGGCTGCTGTACGCCATGCGGTGGATCCGGGGAACCCGGCTCGACCTGTTCGGCCACCACCCCGTCCGACGCGCCGAACGCGAACTGATCACCACGTACCGGCACGAAATCGAAGCACTTCTTCCGCGCCTCAACACGGATACCGTCGGTCTGGCCGCCGAAATCGCCGCACTGCCTGACCTGGTTCGTGGTTACGAGGACATCAAACTCGCCGCGATCGACCGCTACCACAAAAAGCTGGCCCAGCTCCGCACCGAATTCGCCGAATCCCACCGCCCACTCGAGCGCGGGCGGCCGTGA